A genomic stretch from Hemicordylus capensis ecotype Gifberg chromosome 5, rHemCap1.1.pri, whole genome shotgun sequence includes:
- the TBC1D15 gene encoding TBC1 domain family member 15 isoform X1, which yields MVNTVSFKKKPHSNGDSTARTNGDSKWSFLFSLTDLKSIKQNKEGMGWSYLVFCLKDDVVLPALHFHHGDSSLLIQSLKKYVVFCESSQDKRILVNCQSISQSFENLLDEPTYGLIQKLKKDPYTATMGGFSKVTNYIFDSLRGSDLTTQQRPPSEMADFISDAIPGLKINQQEEPGFEVITRIDLGKRPKVHRRQPMSLEEWNKNMDSEGRILNVDSVKQMIFKGGLCHALRKEVWKFLLGYFPWHSTREERTNVQKRKIDEYFRMKLQWKSVSEEQEKRNYRLRDYRSLIEKDVNRTDRTNKFYEGQDNPGLILLHDILMTYCMYDFDLGYVQGMSDLLSPILYVMENEVDAFWCFALYMDQMHQNFEEQMQGMKTQLIQLSTLLRLLDSGFCNYLESQDSGYLYFCFRWLLIRFKREFSFQDILRLWEVMWTELPCQNFHLLICCAILESEKQQIMEKHYGFNEMLKHINELSMKMDVEDVLSKAEAVSIQMMNCKELPQAVCEILGLENSAATTPGSDTEEDEMAGGTRHPMPADPNISMPIAAANGTNEHLEQVARAVPTV from the exons ATTCTACTGCTCGCACAAATGGAGACAGCAAATGGTCTTTCCTGTTCAGTTTAACAGACTTAAAGTCCATTAagcaaaacaaagaaggaatgggaTGGTCCTATTTGGTATTCTGTTTAAAGGATGACGTTGTCCTCCCAGCTCTTCACTTCCATCATGGAGACAGCAGCTTGTTGATTCAGTCCCTTAAAAAATATGTGGTGTTCTGTGA atCTTCACAGGATAAAAGAATTCTTGTGAACTGTCAAAGTATTTCACAGTCATTTGAAAATCTCCTTGATGAACCAACATATGGTCTAATACAG AAACTGAAGAAGGATCCTTACACAGCAACAATGGGAGGGTTTTCCAAAGTGACAAACTATATTTTTGATAGTTTACGAGGAAGTGACTTGACAACTCAGCAGCGGCCTCCGTCAGAAATGGCAGACTTCATTAGTGATGCTATTCCAGGACTAAAGATAAATCAGCAGGAAGAACCAGGATTTGAAGTCATTACACGA ATTGATCTAGGAAAACGACCTAAAGTTCATAGAAGGCAGCCGATGTCATTGGAAGAATGGAATAAGAACATGGATTCTGAAGGAAGAATCTTAAATGTTGACTCTGTGAAGCAAATGATATTCAAAGGG GGACTTTGTCATGCATTGAGAAAAGAAGTGTGGAAATTTCTTCTGGGTTATTTTCCGTGGCACAGCACGAGGGAAGAGCGAACAAATGTGCAGAAAAGGAAAAT AGATGAATATTTCCGGATGAAACTTCAGTGGAAATCGGTCAGCGAAGAACAAGAAAAAAGAAACTACAGATTGAGAGACTATAGAAGTCTTATAG AAAAAGATGTAAACAGAACAGACCGAACCAACAAGTTTTATGAAGGCCAAGATAATCCTGGGTTGATCTTGCTTCATGACATTTTGATGACCTATTGTATGTATGACTTTGACTTAG GTTATGTGCAGGGAATGAGCGACTTGCTTTCCCCTATTTTATATGTGATGGAGAATGAAGTGGAtgctttttggtgttttgcaTTGTATATGGATCAAATG CACCAAAATTTTGAGGAGCAAATGCAAGGGATGAAGACACAGCTAATTCAACTGAGTACTTTGCTTCGCTTGCTAGATAGTGGATTTTGCAATTACTTGG AATCTCAAGATTCAGGATACCTTTATTTTTGCTTCCGATGGCTTCTAATAAGATTTAAAAGAGAATTTAGTTTTCAAGATATTCTTCGCTTATGGGAG GTAATGTGGACAGAGTTGCCTTGCCAGAACTTCCATCTTCTCATCTGTTGTGCTATCCTGGAATCTGAAAAGCAGCAAATAATGGAGAAGCATTATGGCTTCAATGAAATGCTAAAG CATATCAATGAACTGTCTATGAAAATGGATGTGGAAGATGTACTTTCCAAAGCAGAAGCTGTTTCTATACAGATGATGAATTGCAAG GAATTGCCTCAGGCAGTCTGTGAGATTTTGGGATTGGAAAACAGTGCTGCGACAACACCAGGTTCAGACACCGAGGAAGATGAGATGGCTGGTGGGACAAGGCACCCTATGCCAGCAGATCCAAATATCTCCATGCCAATCGCTGCTGCCAATGGAACAAATGAGCACCTCGAACAAGTGGCCCGCGCAGTGCCAACAGTCTGA